In Telopea speciosissima isolate NSW1024214 ecotype Mountain lineage chromosome 10, Tspe_v1, whole genome shotgun sequence, the DNA window CATAAAAATAAACTGACCTGTTATTCAATAGCAGAAAAACTTTTCAGTGTTGTTTCAGACAATTCTTGACAGCAAAATTGCCTACCAACAATAACCCAACAGAAAAGAGGACGAACAGGCTTTCACGGGGGAGAATAGACAAGGAAAAGAGGATAGAGAAAATTGAAGGATTCTGTCAGCAGTAATAGCCGCAGGGATgagggagaaaggaagagagtaGAAATCGTggggaaaaaagggggaaaaaatctcACAATCGATCGATTCCCTGAATAGAACCACAAAATGGTAGGGTTACAGCTTTCGATCAATTCCCTGAAAGCTGTTCCGTTACCATTTCAGTAAAACCTCCTTAGGGTTACAACGACCGTCCAACAGAGATGACAAAGGCTTCCGTTTTCTGAGCAATAACCCCAACTTTTAGAAACAGAAAATTGTACACAATCCACTGTAGTTTCTATGCAAATTTATTGCTTATCCTAAAAGATATTAGATGAAGATTCTTTCTCTCATAACCGGACGTCTTGTTATGacctgtcttcttccttttcttctgatCATCACAAAATTGAGAAATTATGTAGCTCAATGTTGAGTCAGTTTCAAGTTAAAGCCTTATTTGTCGAGTGAGATGTAGAATCGAACCATAATCTTCGATGATCTTTGCAGTAAAAATTTCTAATAGAAATAAGGGAGGCGGAAGGtatggcagtggtggtggtggtggtggtggcggcggtggcggTTTGGTGAgtagaaataagagaagaagaagaagaagcggaCAACgacaaaattgtcatttcctTCCAAAACTAACGGAAGTTTCCACTTATGGGTATGGATGTAATAGCTTGAAACCAAGGGGTGGTAAACATaaattttccttctattttttggttttaaattttcaaagaaaCCATTCTTTCATCCAAGATGCATAATTCTAtattaagaaagatgaaaaactGCCAGTTGCTATACTTAATAGAAGAAAGGCAATAGGATAATGATAATGGGTAAATGCAAACCTTGAGATCGTTGCTTGGTCTCATGGACTGCACCAACGCATGAGCCAATGAGAACATGCGTAAAGGCATCAGCATAAATGAGATTTGTTATTTCACCAGGGATAAATTTTACAAGATCCTATGTCTAACCCAGGAACCACATGACcgttcttttttccatatttttatttctctacCTCCCTAGTAACGGAAGAAGCGATGCACAAGAACATGTTGATATCGAATTGGTGAAGTTTCTTGTGACCTCAGCAAAACTCACAATCATGTTAATTAAATGGATGAGGGTTTCTATCGACATCACTTTGGGGGGGAATTTGCACGCCACACCAATGTGATGCGGATAGCGGATCACCACATGAGGCACACATGAtctaaacaagagaaaaaaatatatatatgcgGAGGAAATTAGACAATTAGTACTCTGCCGTGGAAAAATttcttcccttattttatttttcctcaatttatatAAAGGGTTACTGTTTCGGTGAAGTCTGAAGTGAGGGCTAAACTACTTCCTTGGCAGCCCATGAACACATGCCTCTGGTATTATGAATCTGGTGTTATGAATCAAATCTTATTCTAAAGCCTAAAACCGATTGGAATTGCCTGTGCATTACAAGTCAGATCCCACCATGACCCTATCAATCAGAAGgaacaaaaaatagagaatatgGCACATCCACACCCTCTTTTTTagctaaagatcagcaaaagttttttttttaaagtaaaaagATGAAGAATATAGTACAGGAGAACATTATGCCCCCTGAATGACaggtccatgtgtctgggcacagagAACATCGGCCCATTAATAAAAGATACAGAAAATATAGTGCAGGAGAAGGAGAAACGGAACACTGGTTGATCCACTATTTCACCTTACCATCAACGGAGAAATAAATCAAGCAAAAGAGAAGCAAAACTCAACAAAATTTGGGCATCCCAGTTAACATCATGAAGAATAAATGGCACATCCACAACCCATGACTACAaccagggatttttttttttttttgtttctttccattTATTAGATAAAAAGGATCATTATAAGTGAACGAGTGCTCTACAATAGGGGCAATGCGAATGGGAAGCAAGCCAAGGGAGAAGACAATCTGAGTGGTATTTGTGAGAACAAGGTAGGTTGGTAACCTCCCTCTGGCCTTGCAGATCATCTAGGCAAACCGAACAAACTTCTCTCTGTGAATTCCTCCGGCTTAGTTGCGGACTACTCCTGCAAACCTCTGTTTCTCTGGTTCTTGTTGCACTGGTGTTGATCTGCCTCGGACGAAGAACATGAGAGGAGCTTCTGTCTTGGACAGGAGGAGGTTGAGGTTGCTTATTCCACCTGTTTTTCGAGAATTAGCAGTGTTACTGTTAGTATTATGCAGATGTTCATCCCAAGTGACAACAAGTTCAAGGAGTAAAGAAACAGAGGCCatgaaatttttgtttgatcAATCAGTTTTCCTTCAGACTATCACAGATTTTGCTCCATCCATTTAACTAATTCTAATCAAATGAAATGACCCACGCATTCGATAACATAATCTCTTACAACAGGTAATTTCCATTCGATAAAAATCGGTTTTTGATTTGTGGGTAGTTATTTTGGAGAATCAAAAAGACATATTTGTCTGGTAGAATCGAATTCAGACCAGTTTTGTTTGAAACGAAACATGGCGGCCATCAGTGGCTCTCAGGCCTAATTGAATTAGAAAACAGCAATGGTCTTGGAATCAAATTCTGTTCCATCAAAGGATCAATCTGAAGCATTAAAGTCATCAGGGAACTCGGAAAATGAAATGGAACTATTTTAGATCTTACTAAACCTGATTTTCCATTCTCGATGAAAATAGATGTGATTACAGAGTAGAACAGAGACGGTATATATGCTTCCTAATCCTCAGGCAATCTCTGGCTCAGCCCAGATCCCCGacggaagaagagaaaaatgtaaacaagggagaagaagaacaaacctgGAACGGAAGCTACCGAGCTTCTCCTCGAGCCTCATGCGAGCCATGAGAGTGGTTGCATCCATTGTTGTGGTGGTGGTCTCAATGATCGACGGTGGAAGACGCTCCCGAAAGAGAGAATCGGATCGGCAGTTACGGTCGTATTCGTGTTGATGAGAAGAATGATTCATTCTTCTCCTTCGAGCCAGCTCCACCCCTGGTAGCATCCCTGCCATTTTTATAACTAATAAATAGTTCCTTCCTTTCCTAGCCTCTctaccctcttcttcttcttcttcctctctcgcTTGCTTTTACAGGAATTCCCTTAAAACTCTGTGCCGAATTTAACCAAACACTTCAGAGACGATAAGATAGAAAGATTGATTG includes these proteins:
- the LOC122642053 gene encoding RING finger protein 215-like; translated protein: MAGMLPGVELARRRRMNHSSHQHEYDRNCRSDSLFRERLPPSIIETTTTTMDATTLMARMRLEEKLGSFRSRWNKQPQPPPVQDRSSSHVLRPRQINTSATRTRETEVCRSSPQLSRRNSQREVCSVCLDDLQGQREVTNLPCSHKYHSDCLLPWLASHSHCPYCRALVHL